ATTACAATAAAGTAAGTGAAACAGTTCAAGATTTCTGTAATTTCTTTTCAATAAGAAGTGTGTATGAGGAAATAACCATCCCCATAACTTCACCATCTTCATATATTATAGAAAAAGTTGGCCTTGGTGAATTTTTTTCCAACCCGGATAGCGCAAAAAGCGTAGGAGAACCCACATTCTGGACCATAATAAAAGACAAATGGATAAAAGTCATTGTTTTTATTACCTGGCCCGTTCTTTTTTTTGGAATTGCTTACCTGAGGTTCATGAGGTCTGATTTAAGATGAGGAGGATGGATTATGGATTTACATAGAATAAAAACCATTGCTGCAAAAGAAGTCCGGGATCATATAACAAGTTCACGGTTTCTTGCCCTTTTGTTCCTGTTCCTGACAATTTGTGGCATATATTTGCTTAGGGAAACAGGCTGTTACCTGGAAGAAATTGGCAAATATGCTAGCAATCCAAATTATCCTCTATTTTACCTTCCATATTCTATCAATATTTTCGAAGGTATCCGGGGAGCACTTGGAGGAAGCTCAATATTTGGATCAATCATTGCAATTGCTTTGGGTTTTGATTTAATTACAAAAGAAAAAGAATCAGGATCTCTAAAGGCTATTTTATCAGTTCCTGTTTATCGGGATGAAATAATCAACGGGAAAGCCCTTGGCGGAATAATTGTAATAGCGATCGCAACAACTATTGTTTTCATCCTTGCACTTGCAATTCTCCTAATGCATTCGATAGTTCCTAGTATCTCAGAATTGGGTTATCTTTTTGTTTTTTGGATCTTCACTATCCTGTTCTTATCAGGTATCTTTACCATGTCCTTAATGATGTCTACTGTTGCAAAAAAAAGCGGAATATCCCTTATTTTTTCTTTATTGACCCTATTATTGATTACAAGCGTGATCTCCACAGTAGGAACCTTTACAGCGAATACAATTATCGGATCTGATCCTACTATCGAATACAATAATTTGGAAAATGTAGACTATGGAACATTGCATGAAGTATCCACAGAGTACTATAAAAAGAAAGAAGCAATTCTGCAATTTTCAACATATCTCACAATAAATGCAAATTATGCTAAGCTATCTTATGTCTTCCTAAAGCCTCAGAACAGCAAAGTAACAAATGCAGATAACCTGGATGATGAGCAGAGGAATGACAGAACACTGCCTCCCATAGGAGAAGTTCTTGCCCCAATGTGGGGTTATGTCCTCTTCCTGATTGCTTATCCCGTAGTCTTTTTCGGGATAGCCTATGTCAAGTTCATGAGGATGGATCTACGGTGATCCTCATATGAAAAATAAAAACACAATCCTTTCTTTTTTATTGATGATCACAGGTTTAGTTCTCATTAAATTGTCCTTCTTCTTTCACAGTCGCATCATGTAATCTATTGACTCGAAGGAATACAAAAAAAGAAAATCTTAACCAAACAATCAAACAGGATTAAACAAATTAAATCCCAAAAGCAAAACAGTAATCATTCCCAGAAAAGGAGAATCCGAAAGGGATTACCCTCGTTCTGTTCACAATCCTGCAGGCGTTGCATGATTCTGAAACAGTCGTTCCAGGCCCTATTTCATGAGAAATCCTAAGTCGGATCCGTGCAGCCTGCAAAATCATCCGGATAAACCTGCTCAAAACTGAACAAGGCTTAAAGACATTCTCGGCTTTATAACGTATAATAATTCCGATCATTACCAGTTCAGGACAGTACAGGAAAAAATAAAAAAATATCAAAAAAATTCAATTCTTTCTCTTTTCATCGATCTCTTTGTGAAGTTCTTCCATCCACCAGGCGGTCTTCACGCCGTCCTTCGGGAGTGAATCCTGCACGAAAGGCTTTATATCGATCACCGGGCTCTTATCGATCGCATCGAGACCCGAGACTTCAAGGATATTTCCCTTCCGGGCGTGGAGCTTCACTATGGTCATTAAGACAGGATTCGGCCTTGCCGGACTGCACGTGCAGAATATTCCTTTCTCAGGGTAGTCCTTTCTTCCCATCGGGTGTATCTTCTTAAGATTCCGGCCCTCATTCGTCACCTCATGACCCCAGAATAAAACGACGAGATGTGAATAATCCTCGACGCCGTCAAGAAGTTCTTCGTACTTTTCATCGACGATTATCTCTGAGATCTCGTCCCGCCTGCTCCGGATCTGCGAGACATTCTCATCATTTCCACCCTGCATCTCGAGGCCGTTCTTATCGGCAACGAGGAAAGGTTTTTCCACATTGTTCCTGACAATTCCAACCGGCCGGATAAC
This window of the Methanolacinia paynteri genome carries:
- a CDS encoding ABC transporter permease, which encodes MDLHRIKTIAAKEVRDHITSSRFLALLFLFLTICGIYLLRETGCYLEEIGKYASNPNYPLFYLPYSINIFEGIRGALGGSSIFGSIIAIALGFDLITKEKESGSLKAILSVPVYRDEIINGKALGGIIVIAIATTIVFILALAILLMHSIVPSISELGYLFVFWIFTILFLSGIFTMSLMMSTVAKKSGISLIFSLLTLLLITSVISTVGTFTANTIIGSDPTIEYNNLENVDYGTLHEVSTEYYKKKEAILQFSTYLTINANYAKLSYVFLKPQNSKVTNADNLDDEQRNDRTLPPIGEVLAPMWGYVLFLIAYPVVFFGIAYVKFMRMDLR
- the tsaA gene encoding tRNA (N6-threonylcarbamoyladenosine(37)-N6)-methyltransferase TrmO; translation: MNTNIENDMPGDLPEYREFVIRPVGIVRNNVEKPFLVADKNGLEMQGGNDENVSQIRSRRDEISEIIVDEKYEELLDGVEDYSHLVVLFWGHEVTNEGRNLKKIHPMGRKDYPEKGIFCTCSPARPNPVLMTIVKLHARKGNILEVSGLDAIDKSPVIDIKPFVQDSLPKDGVKTAWWMEELHKEIDEKRKN